A portion of the Calliphora vicina chromosome 5, idCalVici1.1, whole genome shotgun sequence genome contains these proteins:
- the Cpr49Ah gene encoding endocuticle structural glycoprotein ABD-4, with translation MKVFLFTVCVCTILVTGMAKPQPLPQHRPNNVNIIPNDEKVDHQLRRETSTWIPILKYNKEQSEDGSYKTEYETGNNIIHEETGFLKDFSEINPNGVLVQHGQYSYQSPEGDTINVQYTADEHGFRATGDHIPTPPAIPDEIQKGLDQIYAGIKLQQERLEQRAKSDPEFAKKLENQRVANQNGQYVGPLENP, from the exons atgaaagtgtTT TTATTTACTGTGTGTGTCTGTACGATACTTGTGACGGGTATGGCAAAACCTCAGCCTCTACCCCAACATCGTCCCAATAATGTCAACATTATACCGAATGACGAAAAGGTCGATCATCAGTTGAGACGTGAAACCTCCACATGGATTCccattttaaaatacaacaaagaACAAAGTGAAGATGGCAGCTACAAGACCGAATACGAGACTGGCAACAATATCATACACGAAGAGACCGGATTCCTTAAGGATTTCTCCGAGATCAATCCGAATGGCGTGCTGGTACAACATGGCCAATATTCGTACCAATCACCCGAAGGCGACACCATTAATGTTCAATATACCGCCGATGAGCATGGTTTCCGTGCCACAGGCGATCATATACCCACACCACCAGCTATACCCGATGAAATTCAAAAAGGTCTGGATCAAATCTATGCTGGCATTAAACTGCAACAGGAACGTTTGGAGCAACGAGCCAAAAGTGATCCAGAATTTGCCAAGAAATTGGAGAATCAACGTGTAGCCAATCAAAATGGTCAATATGTTGGTCCTTTAGAAAATCCCTAA
- the LOC135961361 gene encoding uncharacterized protein LOC135961361: MSSTYKPSILLLPPGFDSQKAPLQPMLYPFAVPSTSLLPRPTSKSVARPTVGWIPLALNGKELPLLPNSFSTTPTLSSHPVHVLEDRISHDESQYSSPSYNDGPVFESIVYGTWKPDPPLQPVDILNGTKQQHHQKDSSNSNSGLVVDGKVYNKTINRQHGGFIGHIQQKSTKADRQSLQKRKNDKLSTSSASLEHKSIESAEMSSEQKLQRKLKKQGRQKIRPISSTTEQTSIERNSNKDEEEEATTTTKENIEHQQRVVKVNSTDPILMEVAKQINESTEFKYIDHKQTSTHSIDVMTTAGANDDDIDDYDDELGVLKTQSATKATEFMSTEPQFNYDDDEAVDILENISATRRSWPTDFMEEPLTTTDTINTQSNESIALDTSANDSLETDPSEIPLALSALNIPPSLWPKLPGNITKLGKPYEAESSAEEPALCVPITVREQNIMNSKELVFIERVFCFPMPLSSTTSENGLSTVRNTITSSSTTLRSATRAKVQNYNDFIDSISRVSNLSCSSFKSQLYLVASILVIYFKFIV, from the exons ATGTCTTCAACATATAAACCCTCTATTTTACTACTGCCACCAGGATTCGACTCCCAAAAGGCACCACTTCAACCCATGTTATATCCATTTGCTGTACCCTCGACGAGCCTTTTACCAAGACCGACTTCAAAATCTGTGGCGAGACCAACGGTTGGTTGGATTCCTTTAGCTTTAAATGGAAAGGAATTACCCTTACTACCAAATTCGTTTTCAACAACCCCAACGCTCAGTTCTCATCCTGTACATGTGCTGGAAGATCGCATTTCACATGATGAGTCGCAATATTCGTCGCCTTCGTACAACGATGGTCCCGTGTTTGAGTCAATTGTTTATGGTACTTGGAAGCCAGATCCGCCTTTACAACCGGTTGACATATTGAATggtacaaaacaacaacatcatcaaaAAGATAGTAGCAACAGCAATAGTGGTCTTGTTGTTGATGGAaaagtttataataaaactataaacAGGCAACATG GTGGGTTTATTGGTCACATTCAACAAAAATCTACAAAAGCCGACAGACAAAGTCTTCAAAAGCGTAAGAATGACAAATTATCTACATCTTCAGCATCATTAGAACACAAATCAATAGAATCAGCGGAAATGAGTTCAGAACAGAAGCTACAAAGAAAACTAAAGAAACAAGGTCGACAAAAAATACGACCAATTAGCAGCACAACAGAACAAACCTCCATCGAGCGAAACTCAAATAAAGATGAAGAAGaagaagcaacaacaacaacaaaagaaaatattgaacACCAACAAAGAGTCGTTAAAGTCAATTCAACGGATCCCATATTAATGGAGGtggcaaaacaaataaatgaatcaacagaattcaaatacatagatcaTAAACAAACCTCAACGCATTCCATTGACGTGATGACAACAGCCGGTGCTAATGATGATGATATCGATGATTATGACGATGAGTTGGGTGTTTTAAAAACACAGTCAGCTACAAAAGCAACTGAGTTTATGAGCACCGAACCACAATTCAATTATGACGATGATGAGGCGGTGGATATTTTGGAAAACATTAGTGCTACACGCAGAAGTTGGCCAACCGATTTTATGGAGGAACCACTAACAACAACAGACACAATAAATACACAATCCAATGAATCAATTGCTCTTGATACTTCGGCTAACGACAGCCTCGAAACTGATCCCTCGGAAATACCTTTAGCACTGAGTGCTCTAAACATACCACCCTCGTTGTGGCCCAAATTACCCGGTAATATTACTAAACTGGGCAAACCCTATGAAGCGGAGAGCTCAGCCGAGGAGCCCGCACTTTGTGTGCCCATCACGGTGCGTgaacaaaatattatgaattcCAAAGAACTGGTTTTCATCGAAAGAGTATTTTGTTTTCCCATGCCACTCTCCTCGACCACATCCGAAAATGGTTTGAGTACTGTACGAAACACCATCACTAGTAGTAGCACCACCTTAAGATCCGCCACAAGGGCTAAAGTTCAAAACTATAATGATTTCATCGATTCCATTTCAAGAGTTTCAAATCTATCGTGTAGTAGTTTTAAGAGTCAACTGTATTTAGTAGCAtctattttagttatttattttaaatttatcgtttaa